The sequence ATGGCTTTTATGTGGAAGTCACCCCTGATCAACCTGTTGATGAAACAACTTTGATTGTCACTGAAAATGCCAAGACTCAATCAGGCAACAAACCTGTCAAAATTATTACTGTAGATGCGGATTAAATCATTCATTACTGATGCTACCTAAAATTTTTGCTGCTGCTGCGGTGTCAATTGCAGTTCTCACTATTTTTGCGGGTTATACTCAGCGTTCAGCCCTTGCTTTGCGTCAAGAGTCTCAATCGATGTATCTCCCTCGTCATGGTACGGGGATCTCTGGTTACTATTTTGGCAATTCATGGCGACCCACCCGCCTTCGATCTGATTATGGCGGGTTTCGCGGTGGGGGTCCCAGTGCGGGAAAGTAAAGACGTTCCAGTCATTCGTGATTTGGTAACTGGTCACTGATCACTGACAATTGTAGGACTTTAAAATCCAGCCAATAATAATCCCTAAGCCCCCAAATCGAACCGCAAGCCAAAAGGGCTCGGCGAGGTCTTTCCATGTGACAAGACGGCTTTCAAGATTATAGTTTAAGGACTCGATTTCTGATTGCAGGCGTTTGAGTTGGGCTTCTAATTCTTCTTTTTGGGCGCGATCGCGCTGCAATTTACTATACCGTCGTCGCAAATCAATTAGATCCGATTCGACTTGTTGCAATTGATTTTCCCATTGCTGGTCATCTTGGGGAGGCTGAGAATCAGAAGGAGACATTTTAGAATAGATCATGTTGGCTCGTTAGCCATTGTACTCCTGAAAGGGAAACCAAATCCTATGCCACAAACGACTCCCTCTGCGACCACTGACGATTTAGCAGAAAAAACGACTTTAGAATTGGCGCAACTGCTTGCAGATCAATGCGCGATCGCGCCCAATGATTGGCATCGTCTCAAAGCCAACCGCAAAGCCCAAGCCAATCAACATATTACCGCAGCACTGGTGTATCTCCAATCTTCTCAAACCGAAGAAGCGTTAGCTCATCTCAAACAAGCAGTCGGTTGGCTCGATCGCTCGATTTCCGCGCCCCCCTGTCCCACTCACGGCAAACATTAATTTCTGTTAAACTTGCTTGACAGGTGAAGGGGAATCAAATTTACCCCTGATTCCCCTCTCCCAGAGCAATTCTTAGCGATCAATTGACTGATTGGATCTTAGCGGGGACTTTCAAGGCTTCCCAACCTTTTCCTTGGTAATCATAGGAGAAGTGCTGAGGGTGCAACATTTCCGCCAGCATCTCCAAAGAATCCACTAAACGCGGACCTGGACGATTAAAGTAAGCATTTCCATCCGCAATATAAACTCGGTTATTTTGTACCGCCTTCAGTTGTGACCAATCAGAATGTTCGGCTAAAACTTGAGCTTCGCTGCGGGTGCGTTCTAAATTAAAGCCACAGGGCATGATCACAATGACATCAGGATCAGTGTCTAATAACTGTTGCCATTCCAGATAGCGCGATCGCGCTCCCGTTTCATCTAAAACAGGCGTTCCCCCTGCTAATTTAACTAATTCAGGAAGCCAATTTCCTCCTGACATCAACGGATCAATCCATTCGAGAGTAACCACTTGCGGACGGTCTGAACTCTCATTTGTAATGCGAGTACAAGCATCAACCCGACGCTGTAAACTTTCTAAAGCCGATTGAGAATCAACCCCAAGACGTTCCGCAACTCGCTTCATATCCGCCCAGACATCTGTTAAAACATTCCCTTGCAAAGAAATCACTTCGGGTTGAGTGGATACCATCTGGGAAACCGCTTGTTGGACTTGCGCCATACTTACCGCACAAGCATCACATTGATCTTGAGTAATAATATGAGTCGGTTGTAACTCCTCTAAAACATCAACCTTAATTTCATAGATACTCAATGCAGATTGCATCAACTCTTGGACATCTTGATCAATACCAGCACTATTTTTACCTGGATTTAACCGCGCCTGAGTACAAACGGGTAAAGATTGTACCTCTGGTGGATAATCGCATTCGTGGGAACGTCCCACTAAGCAATCAGTTAAACCTAAAGCAGCAACCGTTTCAGTTGCACTGGGTAACAGGGAAACGATTCTTAATTGGTTAGAGTTTGTCATAGTAGCCTAGGAATTTAAATTAGCAACAAAACAAGAAAAAAAATAACGTAGCGAAATTTTGCTTCTGATTCCTTTGTAACGAATATTCAAACTCAGAATCAATTTTTTCTATCTCTCGAAAGAGCAAGCGGAAGAAATTGTTAAACTTTCATTAGTTCCAAGAGAAAAAAACGATGCCAAACGAACCTTCTCCCGCCCGCTTAAGCCTCTATCTCCTCCCGATTGTGGGAACAATTCCCGCCCTATGGACACTCTATAAAAAAAAGAGAACCCTAGGGAACGTCATCTGAGCCGTTTAGCAATCCTGCTTGCTTTATCCTGGTTAATTGCTTATAGTCTTCTTGGTATTAGCAGTAGCATTACCCCTTCTACGGTTTGGTCAGTGCGGTTACTATATCTCGACGGATTAATTACATCAGGTTATTTTGTAACCTGCTTGGTGTTGCTGATTCGTCTCTGGCGTGGCAAAACACCAAAACTTCCAGGGATTAGTACCTGAGCCAATTTGCGATCGCGCGATCGCGCTCGGTATAGTCTTTGACAAAATTGTCATTGCTCCGATCGTTTTTCCCGAAAAAAGCCCCTAAAATAAACCAAGCTATCATTACAACAACGTGAGTGAGTGTGAGGAAGCCTGTGCAAGTCCAAAGAACCCAACCCTCCCCTAGATCAAACAAAGTTCCAACTGCCAAAAAAAAGCGGTCTCAGTCCCCCAATTGGTTTTTAATTGGACTCGGCTTATCTGGGGTGGCGATGCTGTCAGCCACTGCTGGTGCTCTTTTAGCGGTCACCTTATCTTCTAAACCGTTACAAGTCAGTCCAGATACCCCCGAACAAAGCGCCGCTTTTAATGAAGAAGAAACCATTTCCAAACAAGCCCCGCTACAACTGCCGAAGTTAACTCGACCCGTTAACATTTTAGTCTTGGGGACGAAGGTTTTAAGTTCTGATTTAGGACAATCACCGCGAGAAATGGGAGGATATCATGCACGGGTCAATTCTTTTAAGGGGTTAACCGATACCATGCTACTGATGCGGTTTAATCCTAACAGCGATGACCTCTCGATTCTCTCTATTCCTAGGGATACGCCTGTCTATTTACCAGGTCACGGACGAGTCAAAATCAATACTGCAAATCAGCGTGGTGGGGCCGCTCTCAGTGCAGAAGCGATCAGTGGTTTGTTAGAAGATGTCCCCATTGACCGCTATGTGCGAGTGAATGTGCAAGGGGTAGAAAAGTTAATTGATGCTTTAGGTGGGGTAGAATTTTATGTTCCTAAAGATATGAAGTATCGGGATGATAGCCAGCATCTTTACATTGACATTAAAAAAGGACGACAACGGTTAGACGGAGAAACCGCCGTTAATTTTATGTTATTCCGTCATGATGAATATGGGGATATTGGACGGGTCCAGCGTCAACAACTTTTGATCCGCGCCGTGATTGAACAGGCTTTAAATCCCGCAACATTAGCCAGAGTTCCCAATATCTTTTCCGTTATTCAATCCAATGTTGATACTAATTTGAGTGTGGAAGAATTGTTAGCGTTAGCAGGGTTTGCAGCTAAACGGGATCAGAAAAATATTGAAATGTTAATGCTACCCGGTCGCTTTGGTGAAATCGAAGATAAAGAACAAGAGCGCGAGATTAGTTATTGGCTACCGAATCATCGTCAAATTGATCAGATGATGGCTCGGAATTTTGATATTGGTCGGGTTTCTAGCACTAATCGTGATCAGGTATCGCCCTATATTCGGATTGCGATTCAAGACAGCACCGAGAATCGCAGCGCGGTTCGATCGCTCGATCGCGCCTTAAAAGAAGAAGGCTTCCGCAATGTTTATGTGGCTTCAGAATGGGGGGAACCGTTATCTAAAACTCGGATCATCGCTCAAAATGGCAACATTGAAGCAGCCGAAGCGGTTGCAGATGCTTTGGGGGTGGGAGAAGTCTTTGTAGAAAGTACGGGGGCTTTAGATTCAACGGTGAGTATTCAACTGGGACAAGACTGGGTGACTCGTCAACGAGCCTTAGAAAATCGCGACTCTTTAGAT comes from Halothece sp. PCC 7418 and encodes:
- a CDS encoding DUF6439 family protein, producing MPQTTPSATTDDLAEKTTLELAQLLADQCAIAPNDWHRLKANRKAQANQHITAALVYLQSSQTEEALAHLKQAVGWLDRSISAPPCPTHGKH
- a CDS encoding cobalamin-binding protein codes for the protein MTNSNQLRIVSLLPSATETVAALGLTDCLVGRSHECDYPPEVQSLPVCTQARLNPGKNSAGIDQDVQELMQSALSIYEIKVDVLEELQPTHIITQDQCDACAVSMAQVQQAVSQMVSTQPEVISLQGNVLTDVWADMKRVAERLGVDSQSALESLQRRVDACTRITNESSDRPQVVTLEWIDPLMSGGNWLPELVKLAGGTPVLDETGARSRYLEWQQLLDTDPDVIVIMPCGFNLERTRSEAQVLAEHSDWSQLKAVQNNRVYIADGNAYFNRPGPRLVDSLEMLAEMLHPQHFSYDYQGKGWEALKVPAKIQSVN
- a CDS encoding LCP family protein; its protein translation is MLSATAGALLAVTLSSKPLQVSPDTPEQSAAFNEEETISKQAPLQLPKLTRPVNILVLGTKVLSSDLGQSPREMGGYHARVNSFKGLTDTMLLMRFNPNSDDLSILSIPRDTPVYLPGHGRVKINTANQRGGAALSAEAISGLLEDVPIDRYVRVNVQGVEKLIDALGGVEFYVPKDMKYRDDSQHLYIDIKKGRQRLDGETAVNFMLFRHDEYGDIGRVQRQQLLIRAVIEQALNPATLARVPNIFSVIQSNVDTNLSVEELLALAGFAAKRDQKNIEMLMLPGRFGEIEDKEQEREISYWLPNHRQIDQMMARNFDIGRVSSTNRDQVSPYIRIAIQDSTENRSAVRSLDRALKEEGFRNVYVASEWGEPLSKTRIIAQNGNIEAAEAVADALGVGEVFVESTGALDSTVSIQLGQDWVTRQRALENRDSLD